In Cupriavidus basilensis, one genomic interval encodes:
- the acpA gene encoding acid phosphatase has product MRRALRLYPLAAVAAAAMAACGGSDSTAALTTSGVVTGSYFEHAKVCIDANNNGKCESTETSTYTDKNGAFTLTGQGAIAAEIGSDAFRNDDTGGHAAVTRPLVFRAPAGANGVLSAITTELVALMESNGGDLTAAKARLAARIGVTADKLLADHNKETDKAIKATLQAEIDQTIDLIADAVAGGGDIAQALRDGVAKRVALDNIKTVVVIYAENRGFDNLYGLFPGANGIPGVNPASTGTAEPQKDFDGSVLPVLPPTWGGLTAAGQAVQLPQASTANWPNKPFQIDNPLLSGGINGTGTLVSQDVTTRDLVHRFYNNQMQINGGKNDKYAAFSDAGGLSMGYYDGSQMQMWQLAKQYVLADNFYMGAFGGSFLNHQYLICACAPQYPNADAATSPAKNSISAIDVDANGNFVRLTPGTGNPTSVLSGKAVYQNDSTLTPKDASGMFYAVNTMQPDYQPSGNKPATTDTTGLYADPTKATTLPPQTQTTIGDLLNARGVSWAWYAGAWAKATQDPTAIYNNTVPNFQAHHQPFNYYANFDPVTQAANRSAHLKDFDSQFLQDAAAGNLPAVTFYKPQGNLNQHPGYASVADGDKHIASVIAQLQQSPQWKNMLILVTYDENGGFYDHAQVPTGDRWGPGTRIPAILVSPYVKKGFVDHTQYDTASALRFITRRFVLPTLPGLQQRDTALLANKGKAMGDLTNALDFTAMPH; this is encoded by the coding sequence ATGCGCCGAGCCTTAAGACTTTATCCCCTTGCAGCGGTGGCCGCCGCTGCCATGGCCGCCTGCGGCGGCAGCGACTCCACTGCTGCCCTCACCACCTCGGGCGTGGTGACCGGCAGCTATTTCGAGCACGCCAAGGTCTGCATCGATGCCAATAACAATGGCAAGTGCGAAAGCACGGAGACCAGCACCTACACCGACAAGAACGGCGCCTTTACGCTCACCGGCCAGGGCGCGATCGCCGCCGAGATCGGCAGCGACGCCTTCCGCAACGATGACACCGGCGGCCACGCAGCCGTGACCCGTCCGCTGGTGTTCCGCGCACCGGCCGGCGCCAACGGCGTGCTCAGCGCGATTACGACCGAACTGGTCGCACTCATGGAGTCCAACGGCGGCGACCTCACCGCAGCCAAGGCACGTCTGGCCGCCCGCATCGGCGTGACGGCAGACAAGCTGCTGGCCGACCACAACAAGGAAACCGACAAGGCCATCAAGGCAACCCTGCAGGCAGAGATCGACCAGACCATCGACCTGATCGCCGACGCGGTGGCCGGCGGCGGCGACATCGCCCAGGCGCTGCGCGACGGCGTCGCCAAGCGGGTCGCCCTCGACAACATCAAGACCGTGGTGGTGATCTATGCCGAGAACCGCGGCTTCGACAATCTCTACGGCCTGTTCCCGGGCGCCAACGGCATCCCCGGCGTGAACCCCGCCTCGACCGGCACCGCCGAGCCGCAGAAGGACTTCGATGGCTCCGTGCTGCCGGTGCTGCCGCCGACCTGGGGCGGGCTCACGGCGGCAGGGCAAGCCGTGCAACTGCCGCAGGCCAGCACCGCCAACTGGCCGAACAAGCCGTTCCAGATCGACAATCCGCTTTTGTCTGGCGGCATCAACGGCACCGGCACATTGGTTTCGCAAGACGTCACCACGCGCGACCTGGTGCACCGCTTCTACAACAACCAGATGCAGATCAACGGCGGCAAGAACGACAAGTACGCCGCGTTCTCGGACGCGGGCGGCCTGTCGATGGGCTACTACGACGGCAGCCAGATGCAGATGTGGCAACTGGCCAAGCAATATGTGCTGGCCGACAACTTCTACATGGGTGCCTTCGGCGGCTCGTTCCTGAACCACCAGTACCTGATCTGCGCCTGCGCGCCGCAGTACCCGAACGCCGACGCAGCCACCTCGCCGGCCAAGAATTCGATCTCCGCGATCGACGTCGACGCCAACGGCAACTTCGTGCGCCTGACCCCCGGCACCGGCAACCCCACCTCGGTCCTCTCCGGCAAGGCGGTGTACCAGAACGACAGCACGCTGACGCCCAAGGACGCCAGCGGCATGTTCTACGCGGTCAACACCATGCAGCCGGACTACCAGCCTAGCGGCAACAAGCCCGCCACCACCGACACCACGGGCCTCTACGCCGACCCCACCAAGGCGACCACGCTGCCGCCGCAGACCCAGACCACCATTGGCGACCTGCTGAACGCGCGCGGCGTGAGCTGGGCCTGGTACGCCGGTGCCTGGGCCAAGGCCACCCAGGACCCGACCGCCATCTACAACAACACGGTGCCCAACTTCCAGGCGCACCACCAGCCGTTCAACTACTACGCCAACTTCGACCCGGTCACCCAGGCCGCCAACCGCAGCGCGCACCTGAAGGACTTCGACAGCCAGTTCCTGCAGGACGCCGCCGCCGGCAACCTCCCTGCGGTCACCTTCTACAAGCCGCAGGGCAACCTGAACCAGCACCCCGGCTACGCGAGCGTGGCCGACGGCGACAAGCATATCGCCAGCGTGATCGCGCAGCTCCAGCAGAGCCCGCAGTGGAAGAACATGCTGATCCTCGTCACCTACGACGAAAACGGCGGCTTCTACGACCACGCGCAAGTGCCCACCGGCGACCGCTGGGGCCCGGGCACGCGCATCCCGGCGATCCTGGTGTCGCCGTATGTGAAGAAGGGCTTTGTCGACCACACGCAATACGACACGGCCTCGGCGCTGCGCTTCATCACCCGCCGCTTTGTCCTGCCGACCCTGCCGGGCCTGCAGCAACGCGATACCGCCCTGCTCGCCAACAAGGGCAAGGCCATGGGCGACCTGACCAACGCGCTGGACTTCACCGCCATGCCGCACTGA
- a CDS encoding cytochrome-c peroxidase — protein MPPRFVLPPVPSPIRRLATGAVLLVFALTLAGCGKPGQEGVAAAPASAPAASQVAAPSRPAYADAFYTMMATRRPQVPAMAALGKALFFDPALSASGRLACASCHSPEHAYGPANDLSVQLGGPDMLHTGARAAPSLRYVQNVPPFSEHFHENDGNDSEDQGPTGGHNWDGRASSTHEQAGIPLLSPHEMANADAAAVAARLRAGKHAQTLREVFGADILERDEVAFQAALMALEVFQETPSEFYPYSSKYDAFLRRQVKLSEQEARGLRLFNDPAKGNCAACHPSAISADGVFPAFSDFGFIALGVPRNRKLAVNADPAFFDMGLCGPDRTDLKARAEYCGLFRTPGLRNVAQRKTFFHNGAFHSLEEVLRFYVQRDSNPGKWYPRKADGSIDKFDDLPARYRDNVNMEPPFGGAPGSKPTLSEAEIRDVIAFLKTLNDGYRLPATH, from the coding sequence ATGCCACCGCGCTTTGTTCTGCCGCCAGTTCCTTCCCCGATCCGCCGCCTTGCCACCGGGGCCGTGCTGCTGGTTTTCGCCCTGACCCTGGCGGGCTGTGGCAAGCCCGGACAGGAGGGCGTGGCCGCGGCCCCGGCATCCGCGCCGGCCGCCAGCCAGGTCGCCGCGCCTTCGCGGCCAGCCTATGCCGACGCGTTCTACACCATGATGGCAACGCGCCGGCCGCAGGTGCCGGCCATGGCCGCGCTTGGCAAGGCGCTGTTCTTTGATCCCGCGTTGTCGGCGTCCGGCCGGCTCGCGTGCGCAAGCTGCCACAGCCCGGAACACGCCTATGGGCCAGCCAACGACCTGTCGGTGCAACTGGGCGGCCCCGACATGCTGCACACCGGCGCGCGCGCGGCGCCGTCGCTGCGCTATGTGCAGAATGTGCCGCCGTTCTCCGAGCATTTCCACGAGAACGACGGCAACGACAGCGAAGACCAGGGCCCCACCGGCGGCCACAACTGGGACGGGCGGGCGTCTTCCACGCACGAGCAGGCCGGCATTCCCCTGCTGTCCCCGCATGAGATGGCGAACGCGGACGCGGCGGCGGTGGCCGCCAGGCTGCGCGCCGGCAAGCATGCGCAGACCTTGCGCGAGGTGTTCGGCGCCGACATCCTGGAGCGCGACGAGGTCGCCTTCCAGGCCGCGCTGATGGCGCTCGAGGTGTTCCAGGAAACGCCGTCCGAGTTCTATCCCTACAGCAGCAAGTACGATGCGTTCCTGCGGCGGCAAGTCAAGCTGAGCGAGCAGGAAGCGCGCGGCCTGCGCCTGTTCAACGATCCCGCCAAGGGCAACTGCGCGGCCTGCCACCCCAGCGCGATCAGCGCCGATGGCGTCTTTCCCGCTTTCAGCGATTTTGGCTTCATTGCGCTAGGCGTGCCGCGCAACCGCAAGCTGGCGGTCAATGCCGATCCGGCCTTCTTCGACATGGGCCTGTGCGGGCCGGATCGCACCGACCTGAAGGCGCGCGCCGAGTACTGTGGGCTGTTTCGCACGCCTGGTTTGCGCAACGTGGCGCAACGCAAGACCTTCTTCCACAACGGCGCCTTTCATTCGCTGGAAGAGGTGTTGCGTTTCTACGTGCAACGCGACAGCAATCCCGGCAAGTGGTATCCGCGCAAGGCCGATGGCAGCATCGACAAGTTCGACGACCTGCCGGCGCGGTATCGTGACAACGTCAATATGGAGCCTCCGTTCGGCGGCGCGCCCGGCAGCAAGCCCACCCTGTCGGAGGCGGAGATCCGCGACGTCATCGCGTTCCTGAAGACCCTCAACGACGGCTACCGCTTGCCTGCAACCCATTGA
- the uvrA gene encoding excinuclease ABC subunit UvrA, with product MSSGVIRIRGARQHNLKNLDLDLHTGEMTVVTGPSGSGKSSLVFDTLYAEGQRRYVETFSAYARQFLDRMDRPQVDRVDGVPPAIAIDQTNPVRSSRSTVGTMTELNDHLKLLYARAAELFDRQTAQPVRHDSPETIYAELQARAAQGDPRLVVTFPVELPETTTDAEIEQWLSVSGYTRVQAQRVVASPTGPRKVLDVVADRFRLGNTEKVRVLEAIEASIKRGSGRVNVYVIDAADEGAQAQVWRFSTGLHSPESDIRYADPQPALFSFNSAYGACETCRGFGRVIGVDLGLVIPDERKTLRGGAIKPMQTPAWKECQDDLMRYAAKAGIPRDVAWSSLTPAERAWVIDGSPDWNGKWNTHWYGVKRFFDYLESKAYKMHIRVLLSKYRSYTPCETCGGARLKTEALLWRLGSKPGADAVCAPDKRFLPRGVDWDRTQLEALPGLTVHDLMLMPIERIRKFFDELTLPSLMLDDALKLLLAEVRTRLKYLCDVGLGYLTLDRQSRTLSGGEVQRINLTTALGTSLVKTLFVLDEPSIGLHPRDLNRIVEAMHRLRDAGNTLVVVEHDPSVMLAADRLIDMGPGPGERGGNIIFDGTPADIRGSGTLTGEYLAGHRQVTDLSRWQPRAVDAATPRIVLEGASEHNLRDVTVEIPLQRLVCVTGVSGSGKSTLLQDVLYPAMARQFGKSTDAPGAFRSLTGAEQVADVVFVDQSPIGKTARSNPASYVGAFDEIRKLFAKAPMALQRSYTAGMFSFNSGDGRCPTCGGSGFEHVEMQFLSDVYLRCPDCDGRRYRAEILEVKIERALPGQPPRALSVADVLELTVSEAVAYFAGDAAVLRVLQPIVDVGLEYVKLGQPVPTLSGGEAQRLKLAGYLAETAQASNTRVKPMPYECKLFMFDEPTTGLHFDDIAKLMRAFGKLLDGGHSLIVIEHNLDVVRAADWIIDLGPEGGDAGGEVLCVGTPEDVKRCAQSHTGKALLQYDRAVGHAFVAEDAGVPLQAALRAARARRAIEGEDVVRIVNAHEHNLKALNVDIPHGKFNVITGVSGSGKSTLAFDILFHEGQRRYLESLNAYARSIVQPAGRPEVDAVYGIPPTVAIEQRLSRGGRKSTVATTSEVWHFLRLMYVKLGIQHCIHDGTPVTSQSPESIAAQLLRDYKGQHVGLLAPLVVNRKGVYTDLAKWAKARGNTHLRVDGEFLPVDPWPRLDRFREHTIELPVGDIVVSADNEAALRALLGQALEAGKGVMHLLAPLDGLQHAMGNGGTARVGSTTVFSTKRACPVCSTSYPELDPRLFSYNSKHGWCTSCVGTGLTLTREQRAAYDDTVMADDNRGREQTLPSEQQEPDDVADTPCADCGGTRLNPVARAVTFDAHPIVEVAQWTVSDTHRWVQGLHLAGREGEIARDVVSEIRSRLQFLEEVGLGYLSLDRAAPSLSGGEAQRIRLAAQLGSNLQGVCYVLDEPTIGLHPRDNQILLDALRKLGEKGNTLVVVEHDEDTIRRADHIIDIGPGAGKRGGTLVAQGGVAALSASADSLTGQFLAHPILHPLQPRREVKPEGKNSAAVPERWLTVHNATKHNLRNVTASIPLARLVAITGVSGSGKSTLARDVLMANLLDAVGRSVMSSPATRRARKAAGSEAPARSQATARTEPRRKLEVTHNWQGCESITGYESIDRVLEVDQTPIGKTPRSCPATYIGVWDTIRKLFAQTLEAKARGYSASRFSFNTGDGRCPACEGQGVRTIGMSFLPDVKVHCDVCHGQRFNPETLAVTWRGKNIGDVLTMEIDEAVEFFSAMSNIAHPLQLMKDVGLGYLTLGQPSPTLSGGEAQRIKLVTELSKVRDDITRRGQQAPHTLYVLDEPTVGLHMADVAKLIRVLHRLADGGHSVVVIEHDLDVIAEADWILDLGPEGGVAGGGIVAATDPEGLVRVRASHTGAALAPVLARGKAAGKAAPESGNDAGHRLAAAQ from the coding sequence ATGTCATCCGGTGTCATCCGTATTCGCGGAGCCCGTCAGCACAATCTCAAGAATCTCGACCTCGACCTGCACACCGGCGAAATGACCGTGGTGACGGGGCCGTCGGGCTCGGGCAAATCGAGCCTGGTGTTCGATACGCTCTACGCCGAAGGGCAGCGGCGCTATGTCGAAACCTTCAGCGCCTATGCGCGCCAGTTCCTGGACCGCATGGACCGGCCGCAGGTGGACCGGGTGGACGGCGTGCCGCCGGCCATCGCCATCGACCAGACCAACCCGGTGCGCAGTTCGCGCTCCACGGTCGGCACGATGACGGAGCTCAACGATCACCTGAAGCTGCTGTACGCGCGCGCCGCCGAGCTGTTTGACCGCCAGACCGCGCAGCCTGTGCGGCATGACTCGCCTGAGACCATCTACGCGGAGCTGCAAGCACGTGCCGCCCAGGGCGATCCGCGCCTGGTCGTCACCTTCCCGGTGGAACTGCCGGAAACCACCACCGATGCCGAGATCGAGCAGTGGCTCTCCGTCAGCGGCTACACGCGCGTGCAGGCGCAGCGCGTGGTGGCCTCGCCCACCGGCCCGCGCAAGGTGCTGGACGTGGTGGCCGACCGCTTCCGCCTGGGCAATACCGAAAAGGTGCGGGTGCTGGAAGCCATCGAGGCCTCGATCAAGCGCGGCAGCGGCCGGGTCAACGTCTACGTGATCGACGCGGCGGACGAGGGCGCGCAGGCGCAGGTGTGGCGGTTCTCGACCGGCCTGCACAGCCCGGAAAGCGATATCCGCTATGCCGATCCGCAGCCCGCGCTGTTCTCCTTCAACTCCGCCTACGGCGCCTGCGAGACCTGCCGCGGCTTCGGCCGCGTAATTGGCGTGGACCTCGGCCTGGTGATCCCGGACGAGCGCAAGACGCTGCGCGGTGGTGCCATCAAGCCGATGCAGACGCCGGCCTGGAAGGAGTGCCAGGACGACCTGATGCGCTACGCCGCCAAGGCCGGCATCCCGCGCGATGTGGCGTGGTCAAGCCTTACCCCGGCAGAGCGCGCCTGGGTCATCGACGGCTCGCCGGACTGGAATGGCAAGTGGAATACGCACTGGTATGGCGTCAAGCGCTTCTTCGACTACCTGGAGTCGAAGGCGTACAAGATGCACATCCGCGTGCTGCTATCGAAGTACCGCAGCTATACGCCGTGCGAGACCTGCGGCGGCGCGCGGCTGAAGACCGAGGCGCTGTTGTGGCGCCTGGGCAGCAAGCCGGGTGCGGACGCCGTATGCGCGCCGGACAAGCGCTTCCTGCCGCGCGGCGTGGACTGGGACCGCACGCAGCTCGAAGCGCTGCCGGGGCTCACCGTGCACGACCTGATGCTGATGCCGATCGAGCGCATCCGCAAGTTTTTCGACGAGCTCACGCTGCCGAGCCTGATGCTCGATGACGCGCTCAAGCTGCTGCTGGCCGAAGTGCGCACGCGCCTGAAATACCTGTGCGACGTGGGCTTGGGCTACCTCACGCTGGACCGCCAGAGCCGCACGCTGTCCGGCGGCGAGGTGCAACGGATCAACCTGACCACCGCACTCGGCACCTCGCTGGTCAAGACGCTGTTCGTGCTGGACGAGCCCAGCATCGGCCTGCACCCGCGCGACCTGAACCGCATCGTCGAGGCCATGCATCGCCTGCGTGACGCCGGCAATACGCTGGTGGTGGTGGAGCACGATCCTTCGGTGATGCTCGCGGCTGACCGGCTCATCGACATGGGCCCCGGCCCGGGCGAGCGCGGTGGCAACATCATCTTTGACGGCACGCCCGCCGATATCCGCGGCTCGGGCACGCTCACCGGCGAGTATCTTGCCGGCCATCGCCAGGTGACCGATCTCTCCCGCTGGCAACCTCGCGCGGTTGACGCTGCGACGCCGCGCATCGTGCTCGAAGGCGCCTCCGAGCACAACCTGCGTGACGTCACCGTGGAGATCCCGCTGCAGCGCCTGGTATGCGTGACCGGCGTTTCCGGTTCGGGCAAGTCCACCTTGCTGCAGGACGTGCTGTATCCCGCCATGGCGCGCCAGTTCGGCAAGTCCACGGATGCGCCCGGCGCCTTTCGCAGCCTCACCGGCGCGGAACAGGTGGCCGATGTGGTGTTTGTCGACCAGTCGCCCATCGGCAAGACCGCGCGCTCCAACCCGGCCAGTTATGTGGGGGCCTTCGACGAGATCCGCAAGCTGTTCGCCAAGGCGCCCATGGCGCTGCAGCGCAGCTACACCGCCGGCATGTTCAGTTTCAACTCCGGCGACGGGCGCTGCCCTACCTGCGGCGGCTCGGGCTTCGAGCACGTCGAGATGCAGTTCCTCTCCGACGTCTACCTGCGCTGCCCGGATTGCGATGGACGGCGCTACCGCGCGGAAATCCTCGAAGTGAAGATCGAGCGCGCGCTGCCAGGCCAGCCGCCGCGCGCGCTCAGCGTGGCCGATGTGCTCGAGCTGACCGTGAGCGAGGCCGTGGCGTACTTTGCTGGCGACGCGGCGGTGCTGCGCGTGCTGCAGCCGATCGTCGACGTGGGCCTGGAATATGTGAAGCTGGGCCAGCCGGTGCCGACATTGTCGGGGGGCGAGGCCCAGCGGCTGAAGCTCGCCGGCTACCTGGCCGAGACCGCGCAGGCGAGCAATACGCGCGTCAAGCCGATGCCGTACGAGTGCAAGCTGTTCATGTTTGACGAGCCCACCACCGGGCTGCACTTCGACGACATCGCCAAGCTGATGCGCGCTTTCGGCAAGCTGCTCGATGGCGGCCACTCGCTGATCGTGATCGAGCACAACCTCGACGTGGTGCGCGCCGCCGACTGGATCATCGACCTCGGCCCCGAGGGCGGCGACGCGGGCGGTGAAGTGCTGTGCGTGGGCACGCCGGAAGACGTCAAGCGCTGCGCGCAATCGCATACCGGCAAGGCGCTGCTGCAATACGACCGCGCCGTCGGCCATGCCTTTGTCGCGGAGGACGCGGGCGTGCCTCTGCAGGCGGCCTTGCGCGCGGCGCGCGCGCGCCGCGCCATCGAAGGCGAGGACGTGGTGCGCATCGTCAACGCGCACGAGCACAACCTGAAGGCGCTCAACGTCGATATCCCGCACGGCAAATTCAATGTGATCACCGGTGTGTCGGGATCGGGCAAATCCACGCTTGCTTTCGACATCCTGTTCCATGAAGGGCAGCGCCGCTATCTCGAATCCCTCAATGCCTACGCGCGCTCCATCGTGCAGCCCGCAGGGCGGCCGGAGGTGGATGCGGTGTACGGCATTCCGCCCACCGTGGCCATCGAGCAGCGCCTGTCGCGCGGCGGCCGCAAGAGCACGGTAGCGACCACCTCCGAGGTCTGGCACTTCCTGCGGCTGATGTATGTGAAGCTGGGCATCCAGCATTGCATCCACGACGGCACGCCCGTGACTTCGCAAAGCCCCGAGTCCATCGCGGCGCAATTGCTGCGCGACTACAAGGGCCAGCATGTGGGCCTGCTGGCCCCGCTGGTGGTCAACCGCAAGGGGGTCTATACCGATCTGGCCAAATGGGCCAAGGCGCGCGGCAACACGCACCTGCGCGTGGACGGCGAATTCCTGCCGGTGGACCCGTGGCCGCGCCTGGACCGTTTCCGCGAGCACACCATCGAATTGCCGGTGGGTGACATCGTAGTGTCCGCGGACAACGAAGCCGCATTGCGCGCGCTGCTCGGGCAGGCGCTGGAAGCCGGCAAGGGCGTGATGCACCTGCTGGCGCCGCTCGATGGCCTGCAGCATGCCATGGGCAACGGCGGCACCGCTCGCGTTGGCAGCACTACGGTGTTCTCGACCAAGCGCGCCTGCCCGGTGTGCAGCACCAGCTATCCGGAACTGGACCCGCGCCTGTTCTCCTACAACAGCAAGCACGGCTGGTGCACCAGCTGCGTGGGTACCGGCCTGACGCTTACGCGTGAGCAGCGCGCGGCCTACGACGATACCGTGATGGCCGACGACAACCGCGGGCGCGAGCAGACGCTGCCCTCGGAGCAGCAAGAGCCCGACGACGTCGCCGATACCCCGTGCGCGGATTGCGGCGGCACGCGGCTGAACCCGGTGGCGCGCGCGGTCACCTTCGACGCGCACCCCATCGTGGAAGTGGCGCAGTGGACGGTGTCCGACACGCACCGCTGGGTGCAGGGCCTGCACCTGGCCGGGCGCGAAGGCGAGATCGCGCGCGACGTGGTAAGCGAGATCCGCAGCCGCCTGCAGTTCCTGGAAGAGGTTGGCCTGGGCTACCTGAGCCTGGATCGCGCTGCGCCCAGCCTGTCCGGCGGCGAGGCGCAGCGCATCCGGCTGGCGGCGCAGCTTGGCAGCAACCTGCAGGGCGTGTGCTACGTGCTTGACGAGCCCACCATCGGCCTGCATCCGCGCGACAACCAGATCCTGCTCGACGCCCTGCGCAAGCTCGGCGAGAAGGGCAACACGCTGGTGGTGGTGGAGCACGACGAGGACACCATCCGCCGCGCCGACCATATCATCGACATCGGCCCTGGCGCCGGCAAGCGCGGCGGCACGCTGGTGGCGCAAGGCGGCGTGGCCGCACTGTCGGCCAGTGCGGATTCGCTCACCGGGCAGTTCCTCGCCCATCCGATCCTGCATCCGTTGCAGCCGCGCCGTGAGGTCAAGCCGGAAGGCAAGAACAGCGCGGCCGTACCTGAGCGCTGGCTGACCGTGCACAACGCCACGAAGCACAACCTGCGCAACGTGACCGCAAGCATTCCGCTGGCGCGGCTGGTTGCCATCACGGGCGTCAGCGGCTCCGGCAAGTCCACGCTGGCGCGCGATGTGCTGATGGCCAACCTGCTCGACGCGGTGGGCCGCTCGGTGATGTCGTCGCCGGCCACCCGGCGCGCGCGCAAGGCGGCGGGCAGCGAGGCGCCCGCGCGCTCGCAGGCCACGGCGCGCACCGAGCCGCGCCGCAAGCTGGAGGTCACGCACAACTGGCAGGGCTGCGAGTCCATCACCGGGTATGAGAGCATCGACCGCGTGCTCGAGGTCGACCAGACCCCGATCGGCAAGACGCCGCGCTCCTGCCCGGCCACGTATATCGGCGTGTGGGACACCATCCGCAAGCTGTTCGCGCAGACGCTGGAGGCCAAGGCGCGCGGCTATTCCGCCTCGCGCTTTTCCTTCAACACCGGCGACGGGCGCTGCCCGGCCTGCGAGGGACAGGGCGTGCGCACCATCGGCATGAGCTTCCTGCCGGACGTGAAGGTGCATTGCGATGTCTGCCACGGCCAGCGCTTCAACCCGGAGACGCTGGCGGTCACCTGGCGCGGCAAGAATATCGGCGACGTGCTGACGATGGAGATCGACGAGGCGGTGGAGTTCTTCTCCGCCATGTCCAATATCGCGCACCCGCTGCAGCTGATGAAGGACGTGGGCCTGGGCTACCTGACGCTGGGCCAGCCGTCGCCCACGCTGTCCGGCGGCGAGGCGCAGCGCATCAAGCTGGTGACCGAGTTGTCCAAGGTGCGGGACGACATCACCCGCCGTGGGCAGCAGGCGCCGCACACGCTGTACGTGCTGGATGAGCCTACCGTGGGCCTGCACATGGCCGATGTGGCCAAGCTGATCCGCGTGCTGCACCGGCTGGCCGATGGCGGGCACAGCGTGGTGGTGATCGAGCATGATCTCGACGTGATCGCCGAGGCGGACTGGATCCTCGACCTGGGCCCGGAGGGCGGCGTGGCGGGCGGCGGCATTGTCGCCGCGACCGACCCCGAGGGGCTGGTGCGGGTGCGGGCCAGCCACACCGGCGCGGCGCTGGCGCCGGTGCTGGCCCGCGGCAAGGCGGCTGGCAAGGCAGCGCCAGAGAGCGGCAACGACGCCGGGCACCGCCTTGCGGCGGCGCAGTAA